One genomic window of Halorubrum hochsteinianum includes the following:
- a CDS encoding 30S ribosomal protein S4e: protein MTRHQKRLSVPNSWPVERKTDTFTVKAGAGPHGEAGVPLVVLLRDVLGYVDSTKEARYALNNDSILVNGDAISDEQRPIGMFDILAFPERGEYFRVFPDEGGRLALTPVDEEAAGSRLGKITNKTVVPGGVVQLTLHDGTNVRVDDDADYDTNDSIVVDNETKEIVAHFEYEEGALVTAVAGQHAGQIGEIDDIDVTLGSGDNTVTVASEDGGYETVEEYVVVIDENFTDDDEAGDSDE from the coding sequence ATGACGCGACACCAGAAGCGACTGTCAGTACCGAACTCCTGGCCGGTCGAGCGCAAGACGGACACGTTCACGGTGAAGGCGGGCGCGGGCCCGCACGGCGAGGCGGGCGTTCCGCTCGTCGTCCTGCTTCGGGACGTGCTCGGTTACGTCGACTCGACGAAGGAGGCGCGCTACGCGCTGAACAACGACTCGATCCTCGTCAACGGGGACGCCATCTCGGACGAACAGCGTCCGATCGGGATGTTCGACATCCTGGCGTTCCCCGAGCGCGGGGAGTACTTCCGCGTCTTCCCCGACGAGGGCGGTCGGCTCGCGCTGACCCCCGTCGACGAGGAGGCCGCGGGTAGCCGGCTCGGGAAGATCACGAACAAGACCGTCGTCCCCGGCGGCGTCGTTCAGCTGACGCTCCACGACGGGACGAACGTCCGCGTCGACGACGACGCGGACTACGACACGAACGACTCGATCGTCGTCGACAACGAGACGAAAGAGATCGTCGCCCACTTCGAGTACGAGGAGGGCGCTCTCGTGACCGCCGTCGCCGGCCAGCACGCCGGGCAGATCGGCGAGATCGACGACATCGACGTGACCCTCGGCTCCGGAGACAACACCGTGACCGTCGCCAGCGAGGACGGCGGCTACGAGACGGTCGAGGAGTACGTCGTCGTGATCGACGAGAACTTCACGGACGACGACGAGGCGGGTGATTCGGATGAGTGA
- a CDS encoding 50S ribosomal protein L5 — protein MSEAESADHEMREPYLEKVVVHMGVGQGGEPLADAEEIIEEITGQQSVRTTSKRTIAEFGIRKGDPIGVKVTLRGEDAHAFLETALDIVDVSASQFDDTGNLSFGVEDHTDFPSQEYDPNTGIYGLDVTTTIVRPGYRVSKRDKATGTIPARHRMTAEDAAAFLETNFDVEVTE, from the coding sequence ATGAGTGAAGCCGAGAGCGCCGACCACGAGATGCGCGAGCCGTACCTCGAGAAGGTCGTCGTCCACATGGGCGTCGGGCAGGGCGGTGAACCCCTCGCCGACGCCGAGGAGATCATCGAGGAGATCACGGGCCAGCAGTCGGTCCGGACCACCTCGAAGCGCACCATCGCCGAGTTCGGGATCCGCAAGGGCGACCCGATCGGCGTCAAGGTGACGCTGCGGGGAGAGGACGCGCACGCGTTCCTCGAAACCGCGCTCGACATCGTCGACGTCTCCGCGAGTCAGTTCGACGACACGGGCAACCTGAGCTTCGGGGTCGAGGACCACACCGACTTCCCGAGCCAGGAGTACGACCCCAACACCGGGATCTACGGCCTCGACGTGACGACGACGATCGTCCGTCCCGGCTACCGCGTCTCGAAACGCGACAAGGCGACGGGGACGATCCCCGCCCGCCACCGGATGACAGCCGAGGACGCGGCCGCGTTCCTCGAAACGAACTTCGACGTCGAGGTAACCGAATGA
- a CDS encoding 30S ribosomal protein S14 gives MSEANNDTGEHAAKRTDSRHTCRRCDREQGLVGKYDINLCRQCFREVARDMGFEKYS, from the coding sequence ATGAGCGAAGCGAACAACGACACGGGCGAACACGCCGCGAAGCGCACCGACTCCCGGCACACGTGCCGGCGGTGCGACCGCGAGCAGGGACTCGTCGGCAAGTACGATATCAACCTCTGCCGGCAGTGTTTCCGCGAGGTCGCCCGAGACATGGGATTCGAGAAGTACAGCTGA
- a CDS encoding 30S ribosomal protein S8 has protein sequence MTGNDPFTNALAGMDNAESVGHLSYTVEPASNIIGSVLEVLYDRGYVDGFQYVDDGKAGKFEVELKGAINECGAVKPRYSAGADEFEKWEKRYLPARDYGTLIVTTSHGVMSHYEAREEGIGGQVIAYVY, from the coding sequence ATGACGGGAAACGATCCATTCACCAACGCGCTCGCCGGCATGGACAACGCCGAGAGCGTTGGCCATCTGTCGTACACGGTAGAGCCCGCTTCGAACATCATCGGTTCCGTCCTCGAGGTCCTCTACGACCGCGGGTACGTCGACGGCTTCCAGTACGTTGACGACGGGAAGGCCGGGAAGTTCGAGGTCGAACTGAAGGGAGCGATCAACGAGTGTGGCGCGGTCAAGCCCCGCTACTCGGCGGGCGCTGACGAGTTCGAGAAGTGGGAGAAGCGGTACCTCCCCGCCCGTGACTACGGGACGCTCATCGTCACGACGAGCCACGGCGTCATGAGCCACTACGAGGCCCGCGAAGAGGGCATCGGCGGCCAAGTGATCGCATACGTCTACTAA
- a CDS encoding 50S ribosomal protein L6: MNRVEIEIPDDVSAETDHLELTVEGPNGSVTRRLWYPDVDVSVEEGAVVITTDNEDAKTNATVGTFESHVANMIHGVTEGWEYAMEVYYAHFPMQVTVEGDEVVIENFLGESAARRTPIRGDTEVQVDGETVTLSGSDKEAVGQTAADIEQLTKVTDKDTRVFQDGVYIVEKPTGGA, encoded by the coding sequence ATGAACAGAGTCGAAATCGAGATTCCGGACGACGTCTCCGCCGAGACCGACCACCTCGAACTCACCGTCGAGGGTCCCAACGGGAGCGTCACGCGACGCCTCTGGTACCCCGACGTCGACGTGTCGGTCGAGGAGGGCGCGGTGGTCATCACCACCGACAACGAGGACGCGAAGACCAACGCCACCGTCGGCACCTTCGAGAGCCACGTCGCCAACATGATCCACGGCGTCACCGAGGGATGGGAGTACGCGATGGAAGTGTACTACGCCCACTTCCCGATGCAGGTGACCGTGGAGGGCGACGAGGTCGTCATCGAGAACTTCCTCGGAGAGAGCGCCGCGCGGCGCACCCCCATCCGCGGAGACACTGAGGTACAGGTCGACGGCGAGACGGTCACGCTTTCGGGCTCCGACAAGGAGGCCGTCGGGCAGACCGCCGCCGACATCGAACAGCTGACGAAGGTGACCGACAAGGACACGCGCGTCTTCCAGGACGGCGTGTACATCGTCGAGAAGCCCACCGGAGGTGCCTAA
- a CDS encoding 50S ribosomal protein L32e: MADELEDISGVGPSKADALREAGYETVEDVKAASQSELSEVDGVGNALAARIKADVGGLEVDEEADAEIEDETDEEEADEADADETVETELRPRGHADKTPELDDETARALAQKHREGKPQFNRQDYHKKKRIPTSWRKPRGGLSKQRRRMKSKGPVVEAGFRSPTASRDLHPSGFEEVRVHNTDDLEGVDGDTQAVRIASKVGGRKRELIEDEAEEREIRVLNPTYVEVEVDDE; encoded by the coding sequence ATGGCAGACGAACTGGAAGACATCAGCGGTGTCGGTCCCTCGAAGGCGGACGCCCTTCGGGAGGCCGGCTACGAGACGGTCGAGGACGTGAAGGCCGCCTCCCAGTCGGAGCTCTCCGAGGTCGACGGCGTCGGCAACGCGCTCGCTGCGCGTATCAAGGCCGACGTCGGCGGGCTGGAGGTCGACGAGGAGGCGGACGCGGAGATCGAAGACGAGACGGACGAGGAGGAGGCCGACGAGGCCGACGCCGACGAGACCGTCGAGACGGAACTTCGCCCCCGCGGCCACGCCGACAAGACGCCGGAACTGGACGACGAGACCGCTCGCGCGCTCGCACAGAAGCACCGCGAGGGGAAACCGCAGTTCAACCGGCAGGACTACCACAAGAAAAAGCGGATCCCGACGTCGTGGCGCAAGCCGCGCGGCGGGCTCTCCAAGCAGCGCCGTCGGATGAAATCGAAGGGACCGGTCGTCGAGGCCGGCTTCCGTTCGCCGACGGCGTCCCGCGACCTGCACCCGAGCGGCTTCGAGGAGGTCCGCGTTCACAACACGGACGACCTCGAGGGCGTCGACGGCGACACGCAGGCGGTGCGGATCGCCTCGAAGGTCGGCGGTCGCAAGCGCGAACTGATCGAAGACGAGGCGGAGGAGCGCGAGATCCGCGTGCTGAACCCGACCTACGTCGAAGTGGAGGTCGACGATGAGTGA
- a CDS encoding 50S ribosomal protein L19e yields the protein MSDLKAQKRLAADELDVGKGRVWLDPEAQEEIADAITREDVRELIEQGTIRAKDAKTNSRGRARERAEKRSYGHQSGAGTRKGKSGARQDTKDDWKVRIRAQRARLKELRDEEDVLDASEYRTLYNKASGGDFEDVARLEAYIRTQYGYEVTD from the coding sequence ATGAGTGATCTGAAGGCCCAGAAACGGCTCGCGGCGGACGAGTTAGACGTCGGCAAGGGCCGCGTCTGGCTCGACCCCGAGGCACAGGAGGAGATCGCGGACGCGATCACTCGCGAGGACGTCCGCGAACTCATCGAACAGGGAACGATCCGCGCGAAGGACGCGAAGACGAACTCGCGCGGTCGCGCCCGTGAACGCGCCGAGAAGCGCTCCTACGGGCATCAGTCGGGTGCCGGGACCCGCAAGGGGAAGTCCGGCGCGCGGCAGGACACGAAAGACGACTGGAAGGTGCGGATCCGCGCACAGCGGGCGCGCCTGAAGGAGCTTCGCGACGAGGAAGACGTGCTCGACGCCTCCGAGTACCGCACGCTCTACAACAAGGCGAGCGGCGGAGACTTCGAGGACGTCGCCCGTCTCGAGGCGTACATTCGGACGCAGTACGGCTACGAGGTGACGGACTAA
- a CDS encoding 50S ribosomal protein L18 yields MATGPRYKVPMRRRREVRTDYHQRLRLLKSGKPRLVARVSNAHVRAQLVTPGPDGDETHAAASSEELDEYGWDAPTGNLPSAYLTGYLAGARAVDAGLEEAVLDIGLNTATPGNKTFAAQEGAIDAGLEIPHNDDVLADWSRTRGEHIADYAEQLDEPLYSGEFDASELPEHFDDVLATIQEDHE; encoded by the coding sequence ATGGCGACAGGACCACGATACAAGGTGCCGATGCGCCGCCGCCGCGAGGTCCGGACGGATTACCATCAGAGGTTGCGCCTGCTGAAATCGGGCAAGCCTCGCCTGGTCGCCCGGGTGAGCAACGCTCACGTCAGGGCGCAGCTGGTGACCCCCGGACCCGACGGCGACGAGACCCACGCGGCCGCCTCCAGCGAGGAGCTCGACGAGTACGGCTGGGACGCCCCCACGGGCAACCTCCCCAGCGCGTACCTCACGGGCTACCTCGCGGGCGCTCGCGCCGTCGACGCCGGCCTCGAAGAGGCCGTCCTCGACATCGGGCTCAACACGGCGACCCCCGGCAACAAGACGTTCGCGGCACAGGAAGGAGCGATCGACGCGGGCCTCGAGATCCCGCACAACGACGACGTGCTGGCCGACTGGTCGCGCACGCGCGGCGAGCACATCGCCGACTACGCCGAGCAGCTCGACGAGCCGCTGTACAGCGGCGAGTTCGACGCCAGCGAGCTACCCGAGCACTTCGACGACGTGCTCGCGACAATCCAGGAGGACCATGAGTAG
- a CDS encoding 30S ribosomal protein S5 — MSRHNDGWEPRTRLGRKVQDGDITSMEQALESGLPLKEAEIVDQLLPGLEDEVLDINMVQRMTDSGRRVKFRCVVAVGNRDGYLGYAQARDDQVGGAIQKAIDVAKLNIISVDRGSGSWEDQPGGTNSLTRTAKGKAGSVTVEVKPAPQGLGLAAAETVRNILELAGVEDAWTNSDGNTRTTVNLAKATFNALENAAQSRTPQHAREVHYDEVSE; from the coding sequence ATGAGTAGACACAACGACGGCTGGGAACCGCGGACGCGACTCGGCCGCAAGGTACAGGACGGCGACATCACGTCGATGGAACAGGCGCTCGAATCCGGGCTCCCGCTGAAGGAGGCCGAGATCGTCGACCAGCTCCTCCCGGGGCTGGAAGACGAGGTGTTGGACATCAACATGGTCCAGCGCATGACCGACTCGGGCCGCCGCGTGAAGTTCCGCTGCGTGGTCGCCGTGGGCAACCGCGACGGCTACCTCGGCTACGCGCAGGCCCGCGACGATCAGGTCGGCGGCGCGATCCAGAAGGCGATCGACGTCGCGAAGCTGAACATCATCTCCGTCGACCGCGGCTCCGGATCCTGGGAGGACCAGCCCGGCGGCACCAACTCCCTCACCCGGACGGCGAAGGGGAAGGCCGGCTCCGTCACGGTCGAGGTCAAGCCTGCCCCGCAGGGGCTGGGTCTCGCGGCCGCGGAGACGGTCCGCAACATCTTGGAGCTCGCCGGCGTCGAGGACGCCTGGACGAACTCCGACGGCAACACGCGCACGACGGTGAACCTCGCGAAGGCGACGTTCAACGCCCTGGAGAACGCGGCGCAGTCCCGCACTCCGCAGCACGCGCGTGAGGTCCACTACGACGAGGTGAGCGAGTGA
- a CDS encoding 50S ribosomal protein L30: MQAIVQLRGDVNLDYGVEDTLDMLNVGRVNHATFVPETDSYSGMITKVNDVVAFGEPSVESVARTIARRGEPLEGSADIDDEWIDDNTDYSDLEALAEALVDEETTLREQGLSPTLRLHAPRGGHEGIKHPVIEGGELGKHTTEEIDSLLEAMR, translated from the coding sequence ATGCAGGCGATCGTCCAGCTCCGCGGTGACGTCAACCTCGACTACGGCGTAGAGGACACGCTCGACATGCTGAACGTCGGGCGCGTCAACCACGCGACGTTCGTCCCCGAGACGGACTCGTACAGCGGCATGATCACGAAAGTCAACGACGTCGTCGCGTTCGGGGAACCGAGCGTCGAGAGCGTCGCGCGCACGATCGCGCGGCGCGGCGAGCCGCTCGAAGGCTCCGCCGACATCGACGACGAGTGGATCGACGACAACACCGACTATTCCGACCTTGAGGCGCTAGCGGAGGCGCTCGTCGACGAGGAGACGACCCTGCGCGAGCAGGGCCTCTCGCCGACGCTGCGGCTCCACGCGCCCCGCGGCGGTCACGAGGGCATCAAACACCCCGTGATCGAGGGCGGCGAACTCGGGAAACACACCACCGAGGAGATCGACAGTCTCCTGGAGGCGATGCGATGA
- a CDS encoding uL15m family ribosomal protein, with product MTSKKKRQRGSRTHGGGTHKNRRGAGHRGGRGAAGRAKHEYHNYGPLGKHGFKRPEDAKTEVLEVKVQKLDEDAALYAADGLAEEDGDAYVFDARDVVEDGHEADVVKVLGGGQVRRELRVTADAFTAGAVELIEEAGGEATLSERAEDAADEPENTSDDENDEA from the coding sequence ATGACGAGCAAGAAAAAGCGACAGCGCGGCTCGCGCACGCACGGCGGCGGCACGCACAAGAACCGGCGCGGAGCCGGTCACCGCGGCGGCCGCGGCGCGGCCGGTCGCGCGAAACACGAGTACCACAACTACGGCCCGCTCGGCAAGCACGGGTTCAAGCGTCCCGAGGACGCCAAGACGGAGGTCCTCGAAGTGAAGGTCCAGAAGCTCGACGAGGACGCGGCGCTGTACGCCGCGGACGGCCTCGCCGAGGAGGACGGCGACGCGTACGTCTTCGACGCGCGCGACGTCGTCGAGGACGGCCACGAGGCGGACGTCGTGAAGGTGCTCGGCGGCGGGCAGGTCCGCCGCGAGCTCCGCGTCACGGCCGACGCGTTCACCGCCGGCGCGGTCGAGCTCATCGAGGAGGCCGGCGGCGAGGCGACGCTCTCGGAGCGCGCCGAAGACGCCGCTGACGAACCGGAAAACACTTCCGACGACGAGAACGACGAGGCGTAA
- the secY gene encoding preprotein translocase subunit SecY produces the protein MSWKEAAEPVLSRMPVVERPAGHVPFRRKLTWTAGILIVYFFLTNINPFGLAVGQGSDFFGQFRSVLAGSSGSLLQVGIGPIVTASIVLQLLGGANLLGLDTENDPRDQVLYQGLQKLLVIIVSALTAAPMVFTGSFLPADEAVASTLGIGIFGVQVLIFAQIFVGGILILFMDEIVSKWGVGSGVGLFIIASVSQQIVGGFFSFSALGASGFFANWYGVIFGDVPVSMSPFTAEGLQNLLFDPGNILALFTTVFIFGIVVYAESVRVEIPLSHARVKGARGRFPVKLIYASVLPMILVRALQANIQFLGQFLSSQWAGMPAWLGTYTDAGQPISGLFYYLNPIQARTQWMWFLGELEAASIEPWMIGIRLAVDLTFMIVGGAIFAIFWVETTGMGPEATAKQIQNSGMQIPGFRRNPQVVEKVMERYIPQVTVIGGALVGLLAVMANLLGTIGQVSGTGLLLAVSITYKLYEEIAEEQLMEMHPMMRQMFGNE, from the coding sequence ATGAGCTGGAAGGAGGCCGCCGAACCGGTGCTCTCGCGGATGCCTGTCGTGGAGCGGCCCGCGGGACACGTCCCGTTCAGACGGAAGCTCACGTGGACGGCCGGAATCCTGATCGTCTACTTCTTCCTGACCAACATCAACCCGTTCGGGTTGGCGGTCGGGCAGGGGTCGGACTTCTTCGGGCAGTTCCGGTCCGTGCTCGCCGGGTCGTCCGGGTCGCTGCTACAGGTCGGTATCGGACCGATCGTCACGGCGTCCATCGTCCTCCAGCTGTTGGGCGGTGCGAACCTCCTCGGGCTCGACACGGAGAACGACCCGCGAGACCAGGTCCTCTATCAGGGCCTCCAGAAGCTGCTCGTGATCATCGTCTCCGCCCTGACGGCGGCTCCGATGGTGTTCACGGGCTCGTTCCTGCCGGCTGACGAGGCCGTCGCCAGCACGCTCGGGATCGGCATATTCGGCGTGCAGGTGCTGATCTTCGCGCAGATCTTCGTCGGCGGCATCCTCATCCTGTTCATGGACGAGATCGTGAGCAAGTGGGGCGTCGGCTCCGGCGTCGGACTGTTCATCATCGCGTCCGTGAGCCAGCAGATCGTCGGCGGCTTCTTCAGCTTCTCCGCGCTCGGCGCGTCCGGCTTCTTCGCGAACTGGTACGGCGTAATATTCGGCGACGTGCCGGTGTCGATGTCGCCGTTCACGGCCGAAGGACTCCAGAACCTCCTCTTCGATCCGGGGAACATTCTGGCGCTTTTCACCACGGTGTTCATCTTCGGGATCGTCGTGTACGCGGAGTCGGTCCGCGTCGAGATCCCGCTGTCACACGCCCGCGTGAAGGGGGCTCGCGGACGCTTCCCGGTGAAGCTCATCTACGCGTCCGTCCTGCCGATGATTCTCGTTCGCGCGCTACAGGCGAACATCCAGTTCCTCGGCCAGTTCCTCTCCTCGCAGTGGGCGGGGATGCCGGCGTGGCTCGGCACGTACACCGACGCGGGACAGCCCATCTCCGGGCTGTTCTACTACCTGAACCCCATTCAGGCGCGGACCCAGTGGATGTGGTTCCTCGGCGAACTCGAAGCGGCGTCAATCGAGCCGTGGATGATCGGCATCCGGCTCGCCGTCGACCTGACGTTCATGATCGTCGGCGGTGCCATCTTCGCGATCTTCTGGGTCGAGACGACCGGGATGGGACCGGAGGCGACCGCGAAACAGATCCAGAACTCCGGGATGCAGATCCCCGGGTTCCGCCGGAACCCGCAGGTCGTCGAGAAGGTTATGGAGCGGTACATCCCGCAGGTGACCGTCATCGGTGGTGCCCTCGTCGGGCTGCTCGCCGTGATGGCGAACCTGCTCGGCACCATCGGTCAGGTCTCCGGAACCGGGCTCCTGCTGGCGGTCTCTATCACGTACAAGCTGTACGAGGAGATCGCCGAAGAGCAGCTGATGGAGATGCACCCGATGATGCGCCAGATGTTCGGCAACGAGTAG